Proteins co-encoded in one Serinus canaria isolate serCan28SL12 unplaced genomic scaffold, serCan2020 HiC_scaffold_109, whole genome shotgun sequence genomic window:
- the LOC127061144 gene encoding uncharacterized protein LOC127061144 encodes MNNQESSASGRAGTAPGAPQNPGAPARPGAPPSHPRARGGVPAGLPPPRRRCVSVLEPGTAWDEDEEEEEEEEGRIRGVALRRSGALRSSLDPFRRHSWEPGKDPRGIPGYGQLSRSPELGSSAEQLGGLCRRPRDPRRAPLVHSSDELDSLLSQDEEDEADVRRAQEDARRLPAPRAGPLSRGWSRFKSASLGVISSVPGEEAAEIPPFASQQSLLGGTGSRERLAGEAGTPPGREGTPLDRTLSFIRRMTGKTKVRE; translated from the exons ATGAATAACCAGGAGAGCTCAGCCTCGGGAAGGGCGGGGA CGGCACCGGGAGCCCCCCAAAATCCTGGAGCCCCCGCACGCCCTGGAGCCCCCCCAAGTCACCCCAGAGCCCGCGGGGGGGTTCCCGCCGGGCTCCCACCCCCGAGGCGCCGCTGTGTGTCCGTCCTGGAGCCCGGCACGGCCTGGGacgaggatgaggaggaggaggaggaggaggaagggcgAATCCGCGGCGTGGCCCTGCGGAGATCCGGGGCGCTGCGGAGCTCCCTGGATCCTTTCcggaggcacagctgggagccgGGCAAGGACCCGCGGGGCATTCCGGGCTACGGGCAGCTCAG CCGGAGCCCCGAGCTCGGTTCCAGCGCGGagcagctgggggggctctgccGGCGCCCCCGGGACCCCCGGAGGGCCCCCCTGGTGCACAGCAGTGACGAGCTGGACTCGCTGCTCTCGCAGGACGAGGAGGACGAGGCCGACGTGAGGCGGGCACAG gaggaCGCGAGGAGGCTCCCGgcgccccgggccgggcccctCTCCCGGGGCTGGTCCCGTTTCAAATCCGCGTCCCTCGGTGTCATCTCCAGTGTCCCCGGCGAGGAGG ccgCCGAAATTCCCCCGTTcgcctcccagcagagcctgctcgGCGG CACCGGGAGCCGCGAGCGGCTGGCGGGGGAGGCGGGGACCCCCCCGGGCCGGGAAGGGACCCCCCTGGACAGGACCCTCAGCTTCATCCGCAGGATGACCGGGAAGACAAAGGTACGGGAATAA
- the LOC127061143 gene encoding cathepsin S-like encodes NASARAASCSRFVELPEGDEAALREAVATVGPVAVAIDATRPSFFLYRSGVFDDPQCSQEVNHAVLVVGYGSLENKEYWLVKNSWGVHFGDAGYVRMARNASNLCGIASYASYPLI; translated from the exons ACAACGCCTCCGCCCGCGCCGCCTCCTGCTCCCGCTTCGTGGAGCTGCCCGAGGGCGACGAGGCCGCGCTCAGGGAGGCCGTGGCCACCGTGGGCCCCGTGGCCGTGGCCATCGACGCCACCCGGCCCAGCTTCTTCCTCTACCGCTCCG GGGTGTTCGACGACCCCCAGTGCTCGCAGGAGGTGAACCACGCCGTGCTGGTGGTGGGATACGGCTCCCTGGAAAACAAGGAATATTGGCTGGTGAAGAACAG CTGGGGCGTGCACTTCGGAGACGCGGGCTACGTCCGCATGGCGCGCAACGCCTCCAACCTCTGCGGCATCGCCAGCTACGCCTCCTACCCGCTCATCTAG